The following coding sequences lie in one Globicephala melas chromosome 15, mGloMel1.2, whole genome shotgun sequence genomic window:
- the LOC115839285 gene encoding RNA-binding protein 12 isoform X1 — protein MAVVIRLQGLPIVAGTMDIRHFFSGLTIPDGGVHIVGGELGEAFIVFATDEDARLGMMRTGGTIKGSKVTLLLSSKTEMQNMIELSRRRFETANLDIPPANASRSGPPPSSGMSGRVNLPTTVPNFNNPSPSVVTAATSVHESSKNVQTFSTASIGTAPPNMGASFGSPTFSSTIPSTASPMNTVPPPPIPPIPAMPSLPPMPSIPPIPVPPPVPTLPPVPPVPPIPPVPSVPPMTPLPPMSGMPPLNPPPVAPLPAGMNGSGAPMNLNNNLNPVFLGPLNPVNPIQMNSQSSVKPLPINPDDLYVSVHGMPFSAMENDVRDFFHGLRVDAVHLLKDHVGRNNGNGLVKFLSPQDTFEALKRNRMLMIQRYVEVSPATERQWVAAGGHITFKQSIGPSGQNHPPPQALPRSKSPSGQKRSRSRSPHEAGFCVYLKGLPFEAENKHVIDFFKKLDIVEDSIYIAYGPNGKATGEGFVEFRNEADYKAALCRHKQYMGNRFIQVHPITKKGMLEKIDMIRKRLQNFSYDQREMMLNPEGDVTSAKVCAHITNIPFSITKMDVLQFLEGIPVDENAVHVLVDNNGQGLGQALVQFKNEDDARKSERLHRKKLNGREAFVHVVTLEDMREIEKNPPAQGKKGLKMPVPGNPAVPGIPSVGMPSAGMPNAGMPNTGMPAAGMPGAGMPGVGIPSAGMPSAGMPSAGGEEHAFLTVGSKEANNGPPFNFPGNFGGSNAFGPPLPPPGLGGAFGDARPGMPSVGNSGLPGLGLDVPGFGGGPNNLSGPGFGGGPQNFGNGPGSLGGPPGFGSGPPGLGSAPGHLSGPPAFGPGPGPGPGPVHVGGPPGFGSSSGKPGPTVIKVQNMPFTVSIDEILDFFYGYQVIPGSVCLKYNEKGMPTGEAMVAFESRDEATAAVIDLNDRPIGSRKVKLVLG, from the coding sequence ATGGCTGTGGTCATCCGTTTGCAAGGTCTCCCAATTGTGGCGGGGACCATGGACATTCGCCACTTCTTCTCTGGATTGACCATCCCTGATGGGGGCGTGCATATTGTAGGGGGTGAACTGGGTGAGGCTTTCATCGTTTTTGCCACTGATGAAGATGCAAGGCTTGGTATGATGCGCACAGGTGGTACAATTAAAGGGTCAAAAGTAACACTATTGTTGAGTAGTAAAACGGAAATGCAGAATATGATTGAACTGAGTCGTAGGCGTTTTGAAACTGCCAACTTAGATATACCACCAGCAAATGCTAGTAGATCAGGACCTCCACCTAGTTCAGGAATGAGTGGCAGGGTAAACTTGCCTACGACAGTACCCAACTTTAATAATCCCTCACCCAGTGTAGTTACTGCCGCCACTTCTGTTCATGAAAGCAGCAAAAACGTACAGACATTTTCCACAGCCAGCATAGGAACGGCTCCTCCAAATATGGGGGCCTCCTTTGGGAGCCCAACGTTTAGCTCAACCATTCCGAGCACAGCCTCTCCAATGAACACAGTCCCACCTCCACCAATTCCTCCAATCCCAGCGATGCCATCTTTGCCGCCAATGCCGTCCATTCCTCCAATACCAGTTCCTCCCCCGGTACCTACATTGCCTCCTGTGCCTCCTGTGCCCCCAATACCCCCAGTCCCTTCTGTGCCACCCATGACCCCACTGCCACCCATGTCAGGCATGCCACCCTTGAACCCGCCACCTGTGGCACCTCTACCTGCTGGAATGAATGGCTCTGGAGCACCTATGAATCTGAACAATAACCTGAACCCTGTGTTTCTGGGTCCATTGAATCCTGTTAACCCTATCCAGATGAACTCTCAAAGCAGTGTGAAACCACTTCCCATCAACCCTGATGATCTGTATGTCAGTGTGCATGGAATGCCCTTTTCTGCAATGGAAAATGATGTCAGAGATTTTTTCCATGGGCTCCGTGTTGATGCCGTGCATTTGTTGAAAGATCATGTAGGTCGAAATAATGGGAATGGATTGGTTAAGTTTCTCTCCCCTCAAGATACATTTGAAGCTTTGAAGCGAAACAGAATGCTGATGATTCAACGCTATGTGGAAGTTAGTCCTGCCACAGAGAGACAGTGGGTAGCTGCTGGAGGCCATATCACTTTTAAGCAAAGTATAGGACCTTCTGGACAAAACCATCCCCCTCCTCAGGCACTTCCCAGGTCAAAATCGCCCAGTGGGCAGAAAAGGTCAAGGTCAAGATCACCACACGAGGCTGGTTTTTGTGTTTACTTGAAAGGGCTACCCTTTGAAGCAGAAAACAAAcatgtcattgatttttttaaaaagttggataTTGTGGAAGATAGTATTTATATTGCTTATGGACCCAATGGGAAAGCAACGGGTGAAGGCTTCGTAGAGTTCAGGAATGAGGCTGACTATAAGGCTGCTCTTTGTCGTCATAAACAATACATGGGCAATCGCTTTATTCAAGTTCATCCAATTACCAAGAAAGGTATGCTAGAAAAGATAGATATGATTCGAAAAAGATTGCAGAACTTCAGCTATGACCAGAGGGAAATGATGTTAAATCCGGAGGGGGATGTCACCTCTGCCAAAGTCTGTGCGCATATAACAAATATTCCCTTCAGCATTACCAAGATGGATGTTCTCCAATTCCTAGAAGGAATCCCAGTGGATGAAAATGCTGTACATGTTCTTGTTGATAACAATGGGCAAGGTCTAGGACAGGCATTGGTTcagtttaaaaatgaagatgatgCACGTAAGTCTGAACGCTTACACCGTAAAAAACTTAATGGGAGAGAAGCTTTTGTTCATGTAGTCACTCTAGAAGATATGAGAGAGATTGAGAAAAATCCTCCTGCCCAAGGAAAAAAGGGGTTAAAGATGCCTGTGCCAGGTAATCCCGCAGTTCCAGGAATTCCCAGTGTGGGAATGCCCAGTGCGGGAATGCCCAATGCAGGAATGCCCAATACGGGAATGCCTGCTGCAGGAATGCCCGGTGCTGGAATGCCCGGTGTGGGAATACCCAGTGCGGGAATGCCTAGTGCGGGAATGCCTAGTGCAGGAGGTGAAGAGCATGCCTTCTTGACTGTAGGATCTAAGGAGGCCAACAATGGGCCTCCATTTAACTTTCCTGGTAATTTTGGTGGGTCAAACGCCTTTGGACCACCACTCCCTCCTCCAGGATTAGGAGGGGCCTTTGGTGATGCTAGGCCTGGAATGCCTTCAGTTGGAAATAGTGGTTTGCCTGGTCTAGGACTGGATGTTCCAGGTTTTGGAGGTGGACCAAATAATTTAAGTGGACCAGGATTTGGAGGGGGCCCTCAGAATTTTGGAAATGGCCCTGGTAGCTTAGGTGGCCCCCCTGGCTTTGGAAGCGGCCCTCCTGGCCTTGGAAGTGCCCCTGGGCATTTGAGTGGGCCTCCAGCCtttggccctggccctggcccaggcccaggcccagtcCATGTTGGTGGTCCTCCTGGCTTTGGATCTAGTTCTGGAAAACCAGGACCAACAGTAATCAAAGTACAGAACATGCCCTTCACTGTGTCTATTGATGagattttagatttcttttatgGCTATCAAGTGATCCCAGGCTCAGTGTgtttaaaatacaatgaaaaaggtATGCCCACAGGTGAAGCTATGGTGGCTTTCGAATCTCGGGATGAAGCCACAGCTGCTGTCATTGACTTAAATGACAGACCTATTGGCTCTAGGAAAGTAAAACTCGTATTAGGGTAG
- the LOC115839285 gene encoding RNA-binding protein 12 isoform X2: MAVVIRLQGLPIVAGTMDIRHFFSGLTIPDGGVHIVGGELGEAFIVFATDEDARLGMMRTGGTIKGSKVTLLLSSKTEMQNMIELSRRRFETANLDIPPANASRSGPPPSSGMSGRVNLPTTVPNFNNPSPSVVTAATSVHESSKNVQTFSTASIGTAPPNMGASFGSPTFSSTIPSTASPMNTVPPPPIPPIPAMPSLPPMPSIPPIPVPPPVPTLPPVPPVPPIPPVPSVPPMTPLPPMSGMPPLNPPPVAPLPAGMNGSGAPMNLNNNLNPVFLGPLNPVNPIQMNSQSSVKPLPINPDDLYVSVHGMPFSAMENDVRDFFHGLRVDAVHLLKDHVGRNNGNGLVKFLSPQDTFEALKRNRMLMIQRYVEVSPATERQWVAAGGHITFKQSIGPSGQNHPPPQALPRSKSPSGQKRSRSRSPHEAGFCVYLKGLPFEAENKHVIDFFKKLDIVEDSIYIAYGPNGKATGEGFVEFRNEADYKAALCRHKQYMGNRFIQVHPITKKGMLEKIDMIRKRLQNFSYDQREMMLNPEGDVTSAKVCAHITNIPFSITKMDVLQFLEGIPVDENAVHVLVDNNGQGLGQALVQFKNEDDAHGPLRDLGSAVHFM, encoded by the coding sequence ATGGCTGTGGTCATCCGTTTGCAAGGTCTCCCAATTGTGGCGGGGACCATGGACATTCGCCACTTCTTCTCTGGATTGACCATCCCTGATGGGGGCGTGCATATTGTAGGGGGTGAACTGGGTGAGGCTTTCATCGTTTTTGCCACTGATGAAGATGCAAGGCTTGGTATGATGCGCACAGGTGGTACAATTAAAGGGTCAAAAGTAACACTATTGTTGAGTAGTAAAACGGAAATGCAGAATATGATTGAACTGAGTCGTAGGCGTTTTGAAACTGCCAACTTAGATATACCACCAGCAAATGCTAGTAGATCAGGACCTCCACCTAGTTCAGGAATGAGTGGCAGGGTAAACTTGCCTACGACAGTACCCAACTTTAATAATCCCTCACCCAGTGTAGTTACTGCCGCCACTTCTGTTCATGAAAGCAGCAAAAACGTACAGACATTTTCCACAGCCAGCATAGGAACGGCTCCTCCAAATATGGGGGCCTCCTTTGGGAGCCCAACGTTTAGCTCAACCATTCCGAGCACAGCCTCTCCAATGAACACAGTCCCACCTCCACCAATTCCTCCAATCCCAGCGATGCCATCTTTGCCGCCAATGCCGTCCATTCCTCCAATACCAGTTCCTCCCCCGGTACCTACATTGCCTCCTGTGCCTCCTGTGCCCCCAATACCCCCAGTCCCTTCTGTGCCACCCATGACCCCACTGCCACCCATGTCAGGCATGCCACCCTTGAACCCGCCACCTGTGGCACCTCTACCTGCTGGAATGAATGGCTCTGGAGCACCTATGAATCTGAACAATAACCTGAACCCTGTGTTTCTGGGTCCATTGAATCCTGTTAACCCTATCCAGATGAACTCTCAAAGCAGTGTGAAACCACTTCCCATCAACCCTGATGATCTGTATGTCAGTGTGCATGGAATGCCCTTTTCTGCAATGGAAAATGATGTCAGAGATTTTTTCCATGGGCTCCGTGTTGATGCCGTGCATTTGTTGAAAGATCATGTAGGTCGAAATAATGGGAATGGATTGGTTAAGTTTCTCTCCCCTCAAGATACATTTGAAGCTTTGAAGCGAAACAGAATGCTGATGATTCAACGCTATGTGGAAGTTAGTCCTGCCACAGAGAGACAGTGGGTAGCTGCTGGAGGCCATATCACTTTTAAGCAAAGTATAGGACCTTCTGGACAAAACCATCCCCCTCCTCAGGCACTTCCCAGGTCAAAATCGCCCAGTGGGCAGAAAAGGTCAAGGTCAAGATCACCACACGAGGCTGGTTTTTGTGTTTACTTGAAAGGGCTACCCTTTGAAGCAGAAAACAAAcatgtcattgatttttttaaaaagttggataTTGTGGAAGATAGTATTTATATTGCTTATGGACCCAATGGGAAAGCAACGGGTGAAGGCTTCGTAGAGTTCAGGAATGAGGCTGACTATAAGGCTGCTCTTTGTCGTCATAAACAATACATGGGCAATCGCTTTATTCAAGTTCATCCAATTACCAAGAAAGGTATGCTAGAAAAGATAGATATGATTCGAAAAAGATTGCAGAACTTCAGCTATGACCAGAGGGAAATGATGTTAAATCCGGAGGGGGATGTCACCTCTGCCAAAGTCTGTGCGCATATAACAAATATTCCCTTCAGCATTACCAAGATGGATGTTCTCCAATTCCTAGAAGGAATCCCAGTGGATGAAAATGCTGTACATGTTCTTGTTGATAACAATGGGCAAGGTCTAGGACAGGCATTGGTTcagtttaaaaatgaagatgatgCAC